The following are encoded together in the Sparus aurata chromosome 1, fSpaAur1.1, whole genome shotgun sequence genome:
- the frmpd1a gene encoding FERM and PDZ domain-containing protein 1, translated as MEVQDRSRSPSRRTSRVEQVVGRWLRRSRDLGSRSHSLSRDRVAADGKTAESSGSDQRNYPFRFNVQIQRDPNLNSHGLTLSPQTPILVQEVTPGGPADGRLVPGDQLVKINNVAVDDLTPEQAAEIIRECQDSLTMTVLRTMLGPKSSFITPEKRAKLRSNPVKVHFAEEVEVNGHSQGNSLLFLPNVLKVYLENGQTKAFKFEPGTTVKDIVMTLKEKLSLSRIEHFSLVLEQQHSISKLLLLHDEEKIQQVVQKKEAHDYRCLFRVCFMPKNLQTMLLEDPTAFVYLYQQGVNDVLQERFAIEMRCNTALRLAALHIQERLASFGQSPKTNLKIITKTWGIENFVSSTLLRNMREKDLRKAIAYHMKKSQSQHDPKQKGLSVDQARINYLEELSDLKSFGGKSFSATMMLQDRESMVTLLVGARYGVSQVVNHKLSILSSLTEFTSITRIELLPESDKVSLVKIYLQDIKPITLLLESVAAKDMSCLIAGYCRLFVDPNLNIFPWIDDSKKHRVSAEEGYVSRCGSDSDNSSDMDMDPLVTKVSHDDKPCPRVRSSSDPDGRKRKDKDRRRNKDSKEKGDKPWGNKKQKEEKDADTEKENCPLDKNREGKNGDIEHKEETGSAQDGQRIQSEITNKSSGGQQEKEGEEGKNRGGEHVQAADEQPSISEASDSCQSDSRVLTSPSSDSLDALEEDDLLSCSSSSIHPSALSQTHANIHPSLQLHHYSHRSNQPHLLAPPVAHSHPLIHLANHERGGGGCRRSGDGADPQLLTPISPSQSLEHVLKYPGNPCSDDNSLCFAELSRLVDFLPSPPEASEEDEDEEEELRRRRRKMLKEMDESVRRAGEGGSGSGEGGFKEHALSPSSPSSNTEFVFNFDQSDARCYYKLCSSITPDSARSLPQPISPNHGENGDEVKGEPAKAVNLEPVPILQPPPGFGDSSSDEEFYDARDRFTSPEDPTSGALPRDICTEMKLDFLSTVSLSDIRVSVTDADKKDGKAEEDRKGGEEEGGGIETLFQLRKRSRKRRSFMETDYTSRVSYPEPDPESRQDLFANTLHKNRSAEANDAQMLSSDPEPSEQTQNPSPTVSSLIHSEGEPAQLESKPILSKPRLRGPGSPCGFGSREQTRESQPSSRTRKQDMEMEPDAMESKSVTDLVKAASPTITVVRCRVDPDGKECADRRGDGKEEGEGQEESGEEGEEETTAVPGNGPFTSHMFLPEITEERDEDKKEGVRGSSSTSKRPLIGAERQPEANTLPTCLIDVNKKDSNGLLGAHLITLEQNSCIAEHTLEGVCEKSNPPSYSPPPAPPSSPLPPLPVVDKSESDCVVREETGKENTGASSSNSEEMPPCQQNHTNKAQLRLDVITGVYEDEATGGVSDEVSDSTNSDNVFEDDEVSNSLNSHSSDKKNDWSIATKHSISANSTPADKGDCQMTTHTNTEAQTRIHPVNSDYTRAINSITAKLGAATSVTSPTFHSGTRLKNDSDQNVEKPQSGSMRSAETQDSLACSSLAKANTVIVNNSSKDPPSPTHFLFQTCSPTIMGRLSASTLREKIQKLPLYLSRSQENLSQAGVRNVAQSLSTDNSPMQDNVEITITDVNDVTQTIDLETGTTAESVESDDSDATLTGSEVDGEFFVETTSAKTLHSVPEVKEVSSPLPVQTEPKSQYHNQLLYTFPIKNTPGPITEPPVSIVNSIQKDTLGEKIDAPGPIKDSSPSVPPPIVVTTQNLNGPGLSFHSQSQKVRRTSSDRPLIGLCRPSGQNLDSAKSLSSGCRVFTICEEPSQTKTLTEVVTTPPLKPEFGCSSVLASGCESVMEGMQIPLDACGCPAVYTNCFSGGDSFDEELTVYEFSCRTQSSGLTQTSGAGLPLMTSSPVPSFLSTSSTHSPSFPRSILFSSSTSELSPLLSPLSDPSDSFLSQTHKDTISRLGQQCYPEPPTGFQVLRVDVDQLLSILESSGVDRSGHGGRHPRDTCPAHFTENKRVLQIEARRLMSGCQKVVGIGQSPEEMLHSLADSFRTLVELAGICLWFSGCDRCDRRNAEAVAGLADVARSFRDFCLAAERASSKRSCQDLSTKLLAKQCTALTASVFCLTQLFRTLTAL; from the exons GTGGTCCTGCAGATGGCCGGCTCGTCCCCGGCGACCAGCTTGTGAAGATCAATAACGTCGCTGTCGATGACCTGACCCCGGAGCAAGCTGCTGAAATAATCAG ggaGTGTCAAGATTCGTTGACAATGACTGTCCTCAGAACAATGCTG GGCCCCAAGTCATCATTCATCACACCAGAGAAAAGGGCCAAGCTCAGGTCCAACCCTGTTAAAGTTCACTTTGCTGAGGAGGTGGAAGTCAATGGACACTCTCAG GGCAACTCGCTGCTCTTCCTGCCAAACGTTTTAAAGGTGTATCTGGAGAACGGGCAGACCAAGGCCTTTAAATTTGAACCAGGCACCACAGTCAAG GACATTGTGATGACACTGAAGGAAAAACTTTCTCTGAGCCGGATTGAACACTTCTCCCTggtgctggagcagcagcacagcattagtaaactgctgctgctacatgatGAGGAGAAGATACAGCAG GTGGTGCAGAAGAAAGAGGCCCACGACTACAGATGTCTGTTTCGTGTTTGTTTCATGCCCAAAAACCTCCAGACcatgctgctggaggatcccaCTGCCTTTGTGTACCTCTACCAGCAG GGGGTGAATGATGTGCTGCAGGAGCGCTTTGCAATAGAGATGAGGTGTAACACTGCCTTGAGACTGGCTGCACTGCACATCCAGGAGAGATTGGCAAGTTTTGGACAATCACCAAAGACCAACTTGAAGATCATCAC GAAGACGTGGGGAATCGAGAACTTTGTGTCATCCACCTTGTTGAGGAACATGCGAGAGAAAGATCTGAGGAAGGCCATTGCATATCACATGAAGAAGAGCCAATCACAGCACGATCCCAAGCAGAAGGGCCTGTCAGTCGACCAGGCACGGATCAACTACCTGGAGGAACTTAGTGATCTAAAGTCATTTGGAGGGAAATCCTTCAGTGCCACCATGATG CTCCAGGACAGAGAGTCGATGGTGACGTTGTTGGTGGGGGCGCGCTACGGCGTGAGTCAGGTGGTCAACCACAAACTGAGCATCCTGTCCAGCCTCACAGAGTTCACCAGCATCACACGCATCGAGctgctgcctgaatctgacaaGGTCAGCCTTGTCAAAATATACCTGCAGGACATCAAG CCCATCACGTTGCTATTGGAGTCAGTTGCAGCGAAAGATATGTCCTGTCTAATAGCAGGGTACTGTCGACTGTTTGTTGACCCCAACCTCAACATCTTTCCCTGGATTGATGACTCCAAGAAGCATCGAGTGTCTGCTGAGGAAG GTTATGTGTCACGGTGTGGCAGCGACTCAGACAACTCCTCAGACATGGACATGGATCCACTGGTCACCAAGGTATCTCATGACGACAAGCCCTGCCCTCGTGTCAGATCTTCATCCGACCCAGAcggaaggaaaagaaaagacaaagataGAAGGAGAAACAAAGATAGcaaagaaaaaggagacaaaccCTGGGGGAATAagaagcaaaaagaagaaaaggatgCTGACACTGAAAAGGAAAATTGTCCGCTCGATAAGAACAGAGAGGGTAAGAATGGAGACATAGAGCACAAGGAAGAGACAGGGAGTGCTCAGGATGGTCAGCGAATACAGAGTGAGATAACAAATAAAAGCTCAGGGGGACAAcaggaaaaagagggagaagaaggtAAAAACAGAGGTGGAGAACATGTGCAAGCAGCAGATGAGCAACCATCCATATCAGAGGCATCAGATTCTTGTCAATCTGACTCTCGTGTCCTCACCAGCCCCTCCAGCGACTCCCTTGATGCTTTGGAGGAAGACGACTTACTTTCATGTTCTTCTTCCTCTATTCACCCTAGTGCTCTATCACAAACCCATGCCAACATCCACCCTTCCCTGCAGCTTCATCACTACTCTCATCGGAGCAATCAGCCCCACCTCCTCGCCCCTCCAGTTGCTCACTCCCATCCCCTTATTCACCTTGCAAAtcatgagagaggaggagggggctgcAGGAGGTCAGGTGACGGAGCTGATCCACAACTCCTCACACCCATCTCCCCCTCTCAAAGCCTCGAACATGTCCTAAAATATCCAGGTAACCCCTGCTCTGATGACAACTCCCTGTGCTTTGCTGAGCTCTCCCGCCTCGTGGACTTCCTGCCGAGCCCTCCGGAGGCCAgcgaggaagatgaagatgaagaagaggagttgaggaggaggaggaggaagatgttgAAAGAAATGGATGAGTCGGTGAGAAGAGCGGGTGAAGGTGGAAGTGGAAGTGGGGAGGGTGGCTTTAAAGAACATGCACtatccccctcctccccctcctccaacACGGAGTTTGTGTTTAACTTTGACCAGAGCGATGCTCGCTGCTACTACAAACTCTGCTCCAGCATCACCCCCGACAGCGCTCGCAGCCTTCCCCAACCCATTTCACCTAATCATGGAGAAAATGGAGACGAGGTGAAGGGAGAGCCAGCGAAGGCGGTTAACCTGGAGCCTGTCCCCATCCTTCAGCCACCGCCCGGCTTCGGAGACAGCAGCTCGGATGAGGAGTTCTATGACGCCAGAGATCGCTTCACCTCACCTGAAGACCCGACCTCGGGGGCGTTGCCAAGAG ATATTTGCACAGAGATGAAACTGGACTTCCTCAGCACAGTCAGCCTCAGTGACATTAGAGTCTCAGTGACTGATGCAGACaaaaaagatggaaaagcagaagaagacagaaaaggaggcgaggaggaaggaggaggcaTAGAAACATTGTTCCAGCTCAGAAAACGATCACGAAAGCGGCGTTCCTTCATGGAAACTGATTACACCTCGAGGGTCTCATATCCAGAGCCAGATCCAGAATCAAGGCAGGACCTGTTCGCTAATACTCTCCATAAGAACCGTTCAGCAGAAGCCAATGATGCACAGATGCTGAGTTCAGATCCTGAACCTTCTGAGCAAACCCAGAATCCCAGTCCTACTGTCTCCTCTCTGATTCACTCTGAAGGGGAACCAGCTCAGCTCGAGTCAAAGCCCATCCTGTCCAAACCCCGCTTGCGTGGACCAGGCTCTCCTTGTGGTTTTGGGTCTCGTGAGCAGACTAGAGAATCACAACCTTCCTCCAGGACAAGGAAACAGGACATGGAGATGGAACCAGATGCAATGGAATCCAAATCGGTCACAGATCTGGTGAAGGCAGCATCTCCTACAATCACTGTTGTCCGCTGCCGGGTGGATCCAGACGGGAAGGAGTGTGCAGATCGAAGGGGAGATGGaaaggaggaaggggagggacaggaggagagtggtgaggagggagaggaggagacaacaGCTGTGCCAGGGAATGGGCCGTTCACTAGTCATATGTTCTTGCCAGAAATCACTGAGGAGCGGGATGAGGATAAGAAAGAGGGGGTAAGAGGGTCCTCGTCCACTTCAAAGAGACCACTCATTGGCGCTGAGAGGCAGCCAGAGGCCAACACACTGCCTACGTGTTTGATAGATGTGAATAAAAAGGATAGTAATGGCCTTTTAGGAGCCCATCTGATCACTTTAGAGCAAAATTCATGCATAGCAGAACACACCCTTGAAGGTGTCTGTGAAAAGTCAAATCCTCCATCATACTCACCACCACCCGCTCCACCCTCATCCCCTCTACCTCCTCTACCAGTTGTCGACAAATCAGAAAGTGACTGTGTGGTTAGGGAAGAAAcaggaaaggaaaacacaggAGCATCTTCATCCAATTCTGAGGAGATGCCACCTTGCCAACAAAATCACACAAATAAAGCACAGTTACGTTTAGATGTCATAACCGGTGTCTATGAAGATGAAGCCACCGGTGGTGTTAGTGATGAAGTAAGTGACAGCACCAATTCGGACAATGTTTTCGAGGATGATGAAGTGAGTAATTCCTTAAATTCTCATTCAAGTGACAAGAAAAATGACTGGAGCATAGCTACAAAGCATAGCATCAGTGCTAATTCAACTCCAGCAGATAAAGGTGATTGTCAGATGACTACTCATACCAACACTGAAGCTCAGACAAGAATTCATCCAGTTAACTCCGATTATACTCGTGCTATAAACTCCATAACTGCAAAGCTTGGAGCTGCAACAAGTGTTACGTCTCCTACATTTCATTCAGGTACAAGACTGAAAAATGATTCAGATCAAAATGTAGAGAAACCACAAAGTGGATCCATGCGAAGTGCTGAAACTCAAGATAGTTTAGCTTGTTCTAGTTTAGCAAAAGCTAACACAGTCATAGTCAACAATAGCTCCAAAGACCCTCCCTCTCCAACTCATTTCCTCTTCCAGACGTGCTCTCCTACCATTATGGGTCGCTTATCTGCCTCCACACTTAGGGAGAAGATCCAAAAGTTGCCCTTGTATCTATCAAGATCCCAGGAAAATCTCAGCCAAGCTGGGGTAAGGAACGTAGCCCAGAGTCTTTCCACGGACAACAGTCCAATGCAAGACAATGTCGAGATCACCATCACAGACGTTAATGACGTCACACAAACAATAGACCTCGAAACGGGCACAACTGCAGAATCCGTGGAGTCAGACGATTCAGATGCAACCCTTACAGGATCAGAGGTGGATGGGGAGTTTTTTGTAGAAACAACCTCAGCAAAGACTCTTCATTCAGTGCCAGAGGTGAAGGAAGTAAGTTCTCCGTTGCCTGTTCAAACTGAGCCCAAATCCCAATACCACAATCAGCTTCTGTACACGTTTCCTATCAAGAACACGCCAGGACCAATCACAGAGCCTCCAGTCTCCATTGTGAACAGCATCCAAAAAGACACTTTGGGCGAAAAGATAGACGCTCCTGGCCCTATAAAAGATTCCTCAccctctgtccctcctccaATAGTGGTGACAACACAGAATCTAAATGGGCCAGGACTTTCTTTTCACAGTCAATCACAGAAAGTAAGAAGGACCAGTAGCGACAGGCCTTTAATAGGTCTTTGCAGGCCTTCTGGGCAGAATTTAGACTCAGCAAAATCCCTTTCCTCAGGCTGCAGGGTGTTTACCATCTGTGAGGAACCATCCCAGACAAAGACCCTAACCGAGGTGGTGACGACCCCACCCTTGAAGCCTGAGTTCGGCTGCAGTTCTGTGCTGGCGTCTGGATGTGAGTCGGTTATGGAGGGGATGCAGATTCCACTGGATGCTTGCGGTTGCCCAGCAGTCTATACCAACTGCTTCAGCGGCGGGGACAGCTTTGACGAGGAGCTGACAGTCTATGAGTTCTCCTGTCGCACACAGAGCAGCGGATTGACTCAGACTTCTGGAGCAGGTCTTCCTCTCATGACCTCTTCACCTGTTCCCTCCTTTCTCTCAACCTCCTCCACccactctccctccttcccacGCTCCATCCTTTTTTCATCCTCTACCTCTGAGCTCAGCCCTCTCCTCTCACCACTGTCTGACCCCTCTGACAGTTTCCTATCACAAACGCACAAGGACACCATCAGTCGGCTAGGCCAGCAGTGCTACCCAGAACCCCCCACAGGTTTCCAAGTACTGCGTGTCGATGTGGATCAGCTCCTTTCCATTTTGGAAAGTAGTGGTGTTGACCGATCAGGCCATGGAGGTCGCCACCCAAGGGACACCTGCCCTGCTCACTTTACAGAGAACAAGCGGGTGCTGCAGATAGAGGCACGGCGGCTGATGTCAGGCTGCCAGAAGGTGGTGGGAATTGGACAGAGCCCTGAGGAAATGCTTCACTCCCTGGCTGACAGTTTCCGGACCCTGGTGGAGTTGGCTGGTATATGCCTCTGGTTTTCTGGGTGCGACAGATGTGACCGGAGGAATGCTGAGGCAGTGGCAGGTCTGGCAGATGTGGCCCGCTCATTCAGGGACTTCTGTCTGGCGGCGGAGCGAGCCAGCAGCAAGCGCAGCTGCCAGGACCTGAGCACCAAGCTGTTGGCCAAGCAATGCACAGCGCTCACCGCCTCTGTCTTCTGCCTCACTCAGCTGTTCCGCACCCTCACTGCACTATGA